GTGCGACCGGCTGGCCGGCAACCGACTGGGTGGAAGACCTGATGCTGCGCACGCAGCCGCTGGACGTTTACCAGAAGTGGACGACCAACGAGGTGAAGTTCACCGATCCGGCCGTGGTCGAGGCGATCAACGAGTTCGGCAAATTCGCCAAGAATGAAAAATACGTGAGCGGCGGCGTTGCAGCCGTGGCCTCCACCGACTTCCGCGACAGCCCCAAGGGTCTCTTCGACATTCCGCCGAAATGCTACCTGCACCATCAGGCATCGTTCATTCCGTCCTTCTTCCCTGAAGGCACCAAGGTCGGAACGGATGCGGATTTCTTCTACATGCCGACTTACGCGTCCAAACCTGACCTCGGGAAACCGGTTCTCGGCGCCGGCACGCTCGTCACGGTCACCAAGGAAGCACCTGCGGCCAAGGCATTCGTCGAATTCCTGAAGACCCCGATCGCCCACGAAGTATGGATGGCGCAGTCCAGCTTCCTGACGCCGTATAAGGGTGTGAATGTCGACACCTATGCCAATGAGCAGATGAAGCGCCAGGGGGAAATCCTCACGACCGCGACAAGCTTTGGTTTCGATGGTTCCGACCTGATGCCCGGCAAGATCGGTGCCGGCGCGTTCTGGACCGGCATGATCGATTTCGTCGGTGGCAAGTCCGCCGATCAGGTCGCCGCCGATATCCAGAAGGCCTGGGACGGCCTGAAGTAACAATCGGATCAGGCCCGGCGGCACGCTGCCGGGCCTTTACCAAATGGAACTGCCCCGACGACCGCATAAATCAACGCGGCGCGGAGAGGATCAGGGAGGGAACATGGCTCAACAACTCGTGTCTGCCATCGGCGTCATGGTAGCGGGCGTTTTTGCCTGCGCTGCCTATTACTGGCTATCCGACAAGGCGCTGCAGGTGATTTTTCCCGTCCGATCGGGAGATGTCATTCACGCATCCCGCAATCTAAACCGCCGCGCCGCCGTCCGGCCCTGGCTGTTCATCGGCCCGGCGCTGATCCTGCTGCTGGTCTATCTGGTCTATCCCGTCATCGCCACGCTGATCCTGTCCTTTTATGATCGCACAGGCAGCGAATTCGTCGGCCTCGCCAATTATCGCTGGGCGTTTTTCGACGCCGGTTTCCGCCAGTCGATCTTCAACAACATCCTCTGGCTCGCCGTCGTGCCGGCCGCCTGCACCTTCTTCGGCCTCGTCATTGCCGTCATGACCGACCGCATCTGGTGGGGCAACATCGCCAAATCCATCGTCTTCATGCCGATGGCGATTTCTTTCGTTGGCGCATCCGTCATCTGGAAGTTCATCTATGAATACCGTGCCGAAGGTCAGGTGCAGATCGGCCTCTTGAACGCCATCGTCGAGTTTTTCGGCGGTAGCCCGGAGGTTTGGATTTCCATGCCCTTCTGGAACAATTTCTTCCTGATGGTCATCCTCATCTGGATCCAGACCGGTTTCGCCATGGTCATCCTGTCGGCGGCTTTGCGCGGCATTCCGGAAGAAACCATCGAGGCGGCTGTCATAGACGGCGCCAATGGCTGGCAGATTTTTTGGAAGATCATGGTGCCGCAAATCTGGGGCACCATCGCCGTCGTCTGGACGACGATCACCATTCTCGTGCTCAAGGTCTTCGATATCGTGCTGACCATGACCAATGGCCAGTGGAATACCATGGTTCTCGCCAACCTCATGTTCGACTGGATGTTCCGCGGTGGCGGCGACAGCGGCCGAAGTGCTGTTATCGCGCTCATCATCATGGCGGCGGTCACCCCGATCATGGTCTGGAACATCCGCCAGGCGAACCGCGAGATGGAGGGCCGCTGAGATGAATATCGTCAAACGCCTGCGCCGCGTCGGCCTGCCGCGCCTCATCGTCCATGCCAGCGTTCTCGTCGTCGTGCTTCTCTGGCTCTTACCCACGCTCGGCATTCTCGTCAGCTCGCTGCGCGACAAGGACCAGATTACCGTGTCAGGCTGGTGGACGGCCTTCTCCAGCTCCGAACAGACCTCGGCAGTGCGCCTCGCTGATGCTTCCGTGCAGAAGCAGGACGGCAGCCGCTATGTGATATCAGGCAATGTCTTCGAAAACGGCGCGGGCGGAAAAGTCTCCGCCTTCGGCGTGCGCGTTCAGGAACCGAGAGCATTCAACGCCGGCGAACCGGCCGATATCGGCGATGGCGAAACCCTGCTCGTCAATACGGACGGCACTTACGAATATAGCAGGGCTTCGAGCTTCGAGGGCGCGCGCGGCAAGCGCGTCTATATTTCCGTCGCGACGCCGCCCGTCTTCACGCTCGACAATTACCGCACGGTTCTGACCTCGGAAGGCATCGGCCAGTCCTTCGTCAACTCACTCACCGTCGCCGTGCCGGCAACCGTCATCCCCATCCTCATTGCGGCCTTCGCCGCCTATGCGCTGTCATGGATGAGCTTTTCCGGCCGCAATCTGCTGATTGCCATGGTGGTGGGCCTCATCGTCGTGCCGTTGCAGATGTCGCTGATCCCGCTGCTGCGGCTCTATAATGAAATCGGCACCATCTTTGGCGTGCCGTCCAAGACCTATGCCGGCATCTGGCTGGCGCACACCGCCTTCGGCCTGCCGCTCGCCATCTATCTGCTGCGCAACTATATTTCCGGCCTGCCGAAAGAGATCATCGAAAGCGCCCGCGTGGATGGTGCCAGCGATTTTGAAATCTTCGTCAAGATCATCCTGCCGCTCTCCTTCCCGGCGCTTGCCTCCTTCGCCATCTTCCAGTTCCTGTGGACCTGGAACGACCTGCTCGTCGCCATGGTGTTCCTCGGCACGCAGAAGGACGAACTGGTATTGACCGGTGCGCTCAACGCGTTGCTCGGCTCGCGCGGCGGCAACTGGGAAATCCTCACCGCTTCGGCCTTTGTCACCATCATCGTGCCGCTTTGCGTCTTCTTTGCTCTTCAACGTTATCTCGTGCGTGGCCTGCTTGCAGGCTCCGTCAAGGGAGGCTGACATTCCATGAACGCCCATACCAGACAGGACACTTCCATGACCGCTTCGGTGACTTCCGCTTTGACGCCCAACAAGGACTGGTGGCGCGGCGCTGTTATCTATCAGATCTATCCGCGCTCCTATCAGGACTCCAATGGCGACGGCATCGGCGACCTCAAGGGCATAACCGACCGGCTGGCGCATATTGCCGGCCTCGGTGCCGATGCGATCTGGATTTCGCCCTTCTTCACCTCGCCGATGAAGGATTTCGGTTACGACGTCTCGAATTATGTCGATGTCGATCCGATGTTCGGCACGCTTGCCGATTTCGACGGGCTGATTGCCGAAGCCCACCGGCTTGGCATCCGCGTCATGATCGATCTCGTCATGTCGCACACGTCTGACCAGCACCCATGGTTCGTGGAAAGCCGCGCCAGCCGCAACAATGCGAAATCGGACTGGTATGTCTGGTCGGATGGCAAGCCGGATGGCACGCCGCCCAATAACTGGCTGTCGATTTTCGGCGGTCCGGGCTGGCAGTGGGACCCGACCCGCATGCAATATTACATGCACAACTTCCTGACCTCGCAGCCGGACCTCAACCTGCATAACCCTGAAGTGCAGGAAGAGCTGCTAAACATCACCCGTTTCTGGCTGAAGCGCGGCGTCGACGGTTTCCGCCTCGACACCATCAACTTCTATTTCCATGACCTTGAGCTGCGCGATAACCCGGCGCTGGCGCCGGAGCGCCGCAATGCCTCCACGGCACCTGCGGTCAATCCCTATAACTTCCAGGAACATCTCTACGACAAGAACCGCCCGGAAAACATCGCCTTCCTGAAGCGCTTCCGCGCGGTGCTGGACGAGTTTCCAGACATCGCCGCCGTTGGCGAAGTGGGCGACAGTCAGCGCGGCCTCGAAATCGTCGGTGAATATACTTCCGGCGATGACAAGATGCAGATGTGTTACGCCTTCGAATTCCTCGCACCCGATGCGCTGACCCCGCAGCGCGTCGCCGATGTGCAGGCGGATTTTGCGAGAGCCGCACCGGAAGGCTGGGCCTGCTGGGCTTTCTCCAACCATGATGTCGTGCGCCATGTCAGCCGCTGGGGCGAGCATGTCGAGGATAAGGACGCTTTCGCCAAGGTTCTTTCGGCGCTGCTGATGACGCAGCGCGGCTCCGTCTGCATCTATGAGGGCGAAGAACTCGGCCTCACCGAAGCCGATATCGCGTTCGAGGATTTGCAGGATCCATACGGCATCCAGTTCTGGCCGGAATTCAAGGGCCGCGACGGTTGCCGCACGCCGATGGTGTGGGATGCCGGCCACGCACAGGCCGGTTTCTCGACAGCCGACAAGACATGGCTGCCCATTCCGGCCGAGCATAAGCAGCGCGCCGTCAGCGCCCAGCAGGGCAATGAAGCTTCGGTGTTGGAACATTACCGCCGCTTCCTCGCTTTCCGCAGGCAGCACCCGGCCTTCGCAAAGGGTGGTATCGAATTCCACCCCGTGCAGGGTGAGGTGCTGAGCTATACCCGCAAGCTGGGCAACGAAACCGTGCTTTGCCTCTTCAACTTGTCCGCAACGCCGGCAAAAGCCACGCTGCCGGAAGGGAACTGGGAGGTTCTCGAAGGTCATGGCTTTGCAAGCGGCCTTGAAGGCAGAAGCGTAGAACTTCCGGCATGGGGCGCATTCTTCGCCCGTTACGCCTGACAGAATAGGGAGGACCACCCATGACAAGTCTCGTTCTCAAGGATATCCGCAAATCATACGGGCAGGTGAAGGTCCTGCACGGCATCGATCTTTCGATCGAGCAGGGCGAATTCATCGTTTTCGTCGGCCCGTCCGGCTGCGGAAAATCGACGCTTCTGCGGATGATCGCCGGTCTGGAGGAAATCACCGGCGGCGAGATGTTCATTGATGGCCAGCTCGTCAATGAAATCCCGCCCTCGCGCCGGGGCATCGCCATGGTGTTCCAGTCCTATGCGCTTTATCCGCATATGACCGTCTATGACAACATGGCCTTCGGCATGAAGATCGCGAAGGAAAACAAGCAGGAGATCGACCGCCGCGTGCGTGCCGCCGCCGAAATCCTGCAGCTGACGCAATATCTGGAGCGTCTGCCCAAGGCGCTCTCCGGTGGCCAGCGCCAGCGCGTCGCGATCGGTCGTGCCATCTGCCGCAATCCCAAGGTCTTCCTGTTCGATGAACCGCTGTCGAACCTGGATGCTGCCCTGCGTGTCGCCACCCGCATCGAGATTGCCAAGCTCAACGAGCAGATGGCCGATACGACGATGATCTACGTCACCCACGATCAGGTGGAGGCGATGACGCTGGCAGACCGCATCGTCGTGTTGAATGCGGGTCGTGTGGAGCAGGTCGGCCCGCCGCTCGAACTTTACGAAAGGCCGGCCAATCTTTTCGTGGCGAAGTTCATCGGCTCGCCCGCCATGAACATCATCTCGGCGAAGATCGCCGGAACCGGCGAACGGACGTCGATCGAACTGGCCGGCGGCAAAACATTGGCCGTCAATGTTCCGACTCCGGCCACCGAGCAGGGCAAGGCTGCGAGCTTTGGTGTGAGGCCGGAAGACCTCAGCGTCGTCACCAGCGACGACTATCTTTTCGAAGGCAAAGTCTCGATCGTCGAGGCTCTGGGCGAAGTGACGCTGCTTTATCTCGAGGCTCCGAAGGGACAGGAGCCGATCATCGTCAAGATCCCGGGCATCCTTTCCGTCTCCAGGGGCGAAACCCTGCGTTTTGCAGCACCGCAGGAAAAGCTCCATCTCTTCGATGCTGACGGCAAGACCTACCGTCCATAATCGCCGGCAATATCGTAAAACACGCCCCGGAACCTTACCGTTCCGGGGCTTTTTCGTGCGTTTTTGCCCCTGTGGAAAAACATCGGAAATGTCCCGCTTCCGGTCTGTTTGAGGCAAGTCTGATATGAATTGTTAAAGACTATGGCCTAGTCTCGATCTGTTAAGAAAGCATGGGAGTCCGGGCGTGCAGAGCAGTGCGGGTGTCATCAGGAACCATTACCTGAGCAAGGAAGAATCCTTCATGTACGACCGCGAAAGCCGGTTTCGCATGGAAGATACCATGAATGCGGCACGCATCGAATATACCGAAAAGGCCGTCATGCACATGGCGGCGCGGCGCTGCGACGTCATCCGCATCTCCCAGACCGAAGCGGTGCTGGCACTGCTGACGAAATATAACCTGCCCAACCAGTTCTATCTCGATATTCCCGACGCCCGCATCACCAAGATCGGCTGCGTGATGTTGCGCGTCAACGCCAACAACACCATCCATGTCCGCTTCCTGCGCATGTTGACGCAGAAGGAACTGGACCGCATCTTCGTGTTCAGCACGCACCCGGCACACAGGGACCGGAAGCTCGATATCCGGTCTTTCTGAAATATCCAAATCTGCCGAAGGGACTTAAGAAAGCCCGTCCACAACCGTCTGCTTCAGCTTCACTTCAGGCACTTCCGTGAAAACAAGATCGCTGCGGCCGAAATAGGATTTCTGGTTGGTGGCCGACCAGTCGTTGCAGACCAGCTTGTAACGTTGTTTCGTTTCCGGTTTTTCCGGCATGGCGTAGAGATAATCGCCGGTGCGAGCAGCAAGCGGAATGTCGCCGTCCTGATTGCAACGTTCAAGGATTTCAGCAAGCGCTTCGCCATCCACTTCCGTCACCATCAGCTTGCCGTCGAAACGCAGCGAGGCGTTGAAATCATAGCGGCGAATATCGCCCTGCGGCAGACCGGCGCCGAGTGACGTATGGCCGATGAAACCGACATCCGCGCCGGTTTTCGCAGCGATAAGCTGCGCCACATGGCGTCCGGCCTCATCGACGGTCATTGCCTTGGCGGATTTGCCGATAACCGCCCGTTCTTCTGCCGTCAGGTGCTTTTCGAGCGTCTGCTCGATCAGGCTCTTGAGGGCCGGGGAGGCGGGGGCGTCGCTATCGATCGCGATCGTCTCGATGGCCGGAGCCTTGCCGGGGGCGGAGATCGTTGCCACCGTCATGGAGGTGCACCATGAGCCGGTATGGAGATAACGCGTGGCACCCTGCTCGTGCACGAAGTTCAGGTGATCGTGACCGCCGACCAGCAGCGTGCCATCCGGCAGCAGGGGCAGGATGTCGCGGTCGGCAACGACGCCGGCATGGCTCAAGACGATGTTGATAGCGCCCGACTTAACGATGCCGGGCAGATTGGCCTTCGCCCATTCGACCGGCTGCGGGATGTCGAGCATCTCGCGCGTCGCCTTCGGATAGGTGTTGATTGCATTGGTGGCGAAACCTGCCACGACGACCTGCCGCCCGCCGACGCTTACCTCGGCACTATCAGGCGCGTAGGGCTTTCCGTTGCGCTTATCGATAATGTTGGACAGAACGGTGATGCCGAGCGCCTGGGCGCGGCTGACGAAATTGGCAAGATCATTGTCGATATCGGGCTCATGATTGCCGATATTGATCACGGTGGGGGCGAGCTTGGCGAGTGCAGCGAGGAACGTCCACTCGATTTCGCCGGCCGAACGGGTGGCCACGGCATTGCCGAGTTCGAACAGGTCGCCATTCAGCAGAATGATATGTGGCGTCTTGTCGGCAGCGACGCGCGTTTCTATGGCCGCGAGAAGCTGGCCGATGCGTTCATAGGCCGAATGCAGGTCGGAGATCACGATCGCACGCAGCGCGACATCCTGCGCCGTCGCTGGCGTGGCTAACGCAATCAACGGCAGCACGGCTGTGCCAGCCATAAGCTTCAGCACATCGCGGCGTTTGCTTGAGAAAATCGTCATGTCCTGGCCCCATCATCCGAAACTGCACCGTCATCCCACGGTTGCTGGAGAAGGCCCTATAGGGCGATCATCACAGCCGCATGACAAGTGTGACTTTTACGAATTGGGAAATAAAGCTGTTTCTGCGCCGGATTATCAGGCGCGAGAAAGTGCACTCAAACGATGCCGCAAAGCAGGGTTGAAAGGCGAAAGCCGTATTGACCTTCGCCTCTCAAAAGATCAATGGAAGAGCACGCTTGCGCCCTGATCGGCCGGGCCGGCATTGCGGCGGAAGGGGGCGAAAAGTTCGCGGCCCATGCCCCATTCATTGCCGGAAAGATCGGCGCGTGCCGGTTCGCGTTTCGCCAGTTCAGCGGCGGACACCAGCACTTCCAGCGTTCCAGAAATGGCATCGAGACGGATGATGTCGCCATCACGGATGAGCGAGATCGGGCCGCAATCGGAAGCCTCCGGCGTGACGTGGATAGCGGCCGGCACCTTGCCTGATGCGCCGGACATGCGCCCATCCGTCACCAGCGCCACCTTGAAGCCGCGATCCTGCAAAACGCCGAGCGGCGGTGTCAGGCGGTGCAGTTCCGGCATGCCATTGGCCTTCGGCCCCTGGAAGCGGACGACGGCGATGAAGTCGCGGTTGAGCTTGCCGTCCTTGAAGGCATCCTGAAGTGCCTGCTGGTCGTCGAAAACGATAGCGGGCGCTTCGATGATGTGGCGTTCCGGCTTGACGGCGGAGATCTTGATAACGGATTTGCCGAGATTGCCCGTCAGCATCTTCAGGCCGCCGGTCGGCTGAAACGGCGTTTCGATGCTGGAAAGCACTTTCGGATCATGGCTCTGCTCGGGGGAGGGCTCACGGGTTACCGCGCCCTTTTCATCGAGCTTGGCATCCACGGTATAGGCTGCAAGACCCTGTCCGAAGACGGTGCGCACATCATCATGCACAAAGCCCTGCTTCAAGAGCTGCTTGATGAGGAAACCCATGCCGCCGGCGGCGTGGAAATGGTTCACATCGGCAAGACCGTTGGGATAAACGCGGGCGAGCAGCGGCACGATATCCGAGAGATCGGAAATATCCTGCCAGGTGAGGATGATGCCGGCGGCGCGCGCCATGGCGATCAGATGCATGGTGTGGTTGGTGGAACCACCCGTTGCATGCAGGCCGACAACGCCGTTGACGACCGACCGTTCATCGATCATCTCGCCCGCCGGTGTGAATTCATTGCCCTGCGCAGTGATTGCCAAAGCGCGCTTGGCAGCTTCACGCGTCAGCGCATCGCGCAGCGGTGTGCCGGGATTGATGAAGGAGGAGCCTGGCATATGGAAGCCCATGATCTCCATCAGCATCTGGTTGGAGTTCGCCGTGCCGTAGAAGGTGCAGGTGCCGGGGCCGTGATAGGATTTCGATTCCGCCTCCAGAAGCTCGGCGCGACCGACCTTGCCTTCGGCATAAAGCTGACGGATACGGGACTTCTCATCGTTCGGCAGGCCTGATGTCATCGGGCCGGCGGGAACGAAGACGGCGGGCAGATGGCCGAAGGCCAGTGCCGCAATCACGAGGCCGGGCACGATCTTGTCGCAGACGCCGAGATAGACGGCGGCGTCGAACATGTTGTGCGACAGGCCGATGCCGGCCGCCATGGCGATGGCATCGCGGGAAAACAGCGAAAGCTCCATGCCCGGCTGCCCTTGCGTCACGCCATCACACATGGCCGGAACCGCGCCCGCCACCTGGGCGATGCCACCCGCCTCCTTGGCCGCATCGCGAATGATCGCCGGGAAGGTCTCATAGGGCTGGTGCGCCGACAGCATGTCGTTATAGGCGGTGATGATGCCGAGGTTTGGAACCCGGTCGCCGGCAAGGATGTCCTTGTCGGCGGGGGAACAGACCGCAAACCCGTGCGCAAGGTTGCCGCAGGAAAGCACGGAACGGTGAACGCCTTTTGAGACCTGCAGCCGCAACCGCTCGAGATAAGTCTCGCGGTAAGGCTTGGAACGTTCGACGATGCGGGCGGTGATGGCCTGAATGCGGGAATCGGCGGACATGGGCGTTCATCCTG
The Agrobacterium cucumeris DNA segment above includes these coding regions:
- a CDS encoding carbohydrate ABC transporter permease gives rise to the protein MAQQLVSAIGVMVAGVFACAAYYWLSDKALQVIFPVRSGDVIHASRNLNRRAAVRPWLFIGPALILLLVYLVYPVIATLILSFYDRTGSEFVGLANYRWAFFDAGFRQSIFNNILWLAVVPAACTFFGLVIAVMTDRIWWGNIAKSIVFMPMAISFVGASVIWKFIYEYRAEGQVQIGLLNAIVEFFGGSPEVWISMPFWNNFFLMVILIWIQTGFAMVILSAALRGIPEETIEAAVIDGANGWQIFWKIMVPQIWGTIAVVWTTITILVLKVFDIVLTMTNGQWNTMVLANLMFDWMFRGGGDSGRSAVIALIIMAAVTPIMVWNIRQANREMEGR
- a CDS encoding ABC transporter ATP-binding protein, whose translation is MTSLVLKDIRKSYGQVKVLHGIDLSIEQGEFIVFVGPSGCGKSTLLRMIAGLEEITGGEMFIDGQLVNEIPPSRRGIAMVFQSYALYPHMTVYDNMAFGMKIAKENKQEIDRRVRAAAEILQLTQYLERLPKALSGGQRQRVAIGRAICRNPKVFLFDEPLSNLDAALRVATRIEIAKLNEQMADTTMIYVTHDQVEAMTLADRIVVLNAGRVEQVGPPLELYERPANLFVAKFIGSPAMNIISAKIAGTGERTSIELAGGKTLAVNVPTPATEQGKAASFGVRPEDLSVVTSDDYLFEGKVSIVEALGEVTLLYLEAPKGQEPIIVKIPGILSVSRGETLRFAAPQEKLHLFDADGKTYRP
- the edd gene encoding phosphogluconate dehydratase, whose product is MSADSRIQAITARIVERSKPYRETYLERLRLQVSKGVHRSVLSCGNLAHGFAVCSPADKDILAGDRVPNLGIITAYNDMLSAHQPYETFPAIIRDAAKEAGGIAQVAGAVPAMCDGVTQGQPGMELSLFSRDAIAMAAGIGLSHNMFDAAVYLGVCDKIVPGLVIAALAFGHLPAVFVPAGPMTSGLPNDEKSRIRQLYAEGKVGRAELLEAESKSYHGPGTCTFYGTANSNQMLMEIMGFHMPGSSFINPGTPLRDALTREAAKRALAITAQGNEFTPAGEMIDERSVVNGVVGLHATGGSTNHTMHLIAMARAAGIILTWQDISDLSDIVPLLARVYPNGLADVNHFHAAGGMGFLIKQLLKQGFVHDDVRTVFGQGLAAYTVDAKLDEKGAVTREPSPEQSHDPKVLSSIETPFQPTGGLKMLTGNLGKSVIKISAVKPERHIIEAPAIVFDDQQALQDAFKDGKLNRDFIAVVRFQGPKANGMPELHRLTPPLGVLQDRGFKVALVTDGRMSGASGKVPAAIHVTPEASDCGPISLIRDGDIIRLDAISGTLEVLVSAAELAKREPARADLSGNEWGMGRELFAPFRRNAGPADQGASVLFH
- a CDS encoding carbohydrate ABC transporter permease, with protein sequence MNIVKRLRRVGLPRLIVHASVLVVVLLWLLPTLGILVSSLRDKDQITVSGWWTAFSSSEQTSAVRLADASVQKQDGSRYVISGNVFENGAGGKVSAFGVRVQEPRAFNAGEPADIGDGETLLVNTDGTYEYSRASSFEGARGKRVYISVATPPVFTLDNYRTVLTSEGIGQSFVNSLTVAVPATVIPILIAAFAAYALSWMSFSGRNLLIAMVVGLIVVPLQMSLIPLLRLYNEIGTIFGVPSKTYAGIWLAHTAFGLPLAIYLLRNYISGLPKEIIESARVDGASDFEIFVKIILPLSFPALASFAIFQFLWTWNDLLVAMVFLGTQKDELVLTGALNALLGSRGGNWEILTASAFVTIIVPLCVFFALQRYLVRGLLAGSVKGG
- a CDS encoding alpha-glucosidase family protein, translated to MTASVTSALTPNKDWWRGAVIYQIYPRSYQDSNGDGIGDLKGITDRLAHIAGLGADAIWISPFFTSPMKDFGYDVSNYVDVDPMFGTLADFDGLIAEAHRLGIRVMIDLVMSHTSDQHPWFVESRASRNNAKSDWYVWSDGKPDGTPPNNWLSIFGGPGWQWDPTRMQYYMHNFLTSQPDLNLHNPEVQEELLNITRFWLKRGVDGFRLDTINFYFHDLELRDNPALAPERRNASTAPAVNPYNFQEHLYDKNRPENIAFLKRFRAVLDEFPDIAAVGEVGDSQRGLEIVGEYTSGDDKMQMCYAFEFLAPDALTPQRVADVQADFARAAPEGWACWAFSNHDVVRHVSRWGEHVEDKDAFAKVLSALLMTQRGSVCIYEGEELGLTEADIAFEDLQDPYGIQFWPEFKGRDGCRTPMVWDAGHAQAGFSTADKTWLPIPAEHKQRAVSAQQGNEASVLEHYRRFLAFRRQHPAFAKGGIEFHPVQGEVLSYTRKLGNETVLCLFNLSATPAKATLPEGNWEVLEGHGFASGLEGRSVELPAWGAFFARYA
- a CDS encoding ABC transporter substrate-binding protein, which translates into the protein MRKTLLATAASMVLLSGAAFAADLKFAPGQDAKFNWKSYEDFKAAHADLKGQTLTIFGPWRGEDEALFQSVLAYFADATGVNVRYSSSENYEQQIVIDTQAGSPPNIAILPQPGLLADLAAKGFLVPLGDETANWVKENYGAGQSWVDLGSYKGKDGNKAYFAFPFKADVKSLVWYVPENFEEAGYKVPESMEDLFKLTDQIVADGGTPWCIGLGSGGATGWPATDWVEDLMLRTQPLDVYQKWTTNEVKFTDPAVVEAINEFGKFAKNEKYVSGGVAAVASTDFRDSPKGLFDIPPKCYLHHQASFIPSFFPEGTKVGTDADFFYMPTYASKPDLGKPVLGAGTLVTVTKEAPAAKAFVEFLKTPIAHEVWMAQSSFLTPYKGVNVDTYANEQMKRQGEILTTATSFGFDGSDLMPGKIGAGAFWTGMIDFVGGKSADQVAADIQKAWDGLK
- a CDS encoding metallophosphoesterase, producing MTIFSSKRRDVLKLMAGTAVLPLIALATPATAQDVALRAIVISDLHSAYERIGQLLAAIETRVAADKTPHIILLNGDLFELGNAVATRSAGEIEWTFLAALAKLAPTVINIGNHEPDIDNDLANFVSRAQALGITVLSNIIDKRNGKPYAPDSAEVSVGGRQVVVAGFATNAINTYPKATREMLDIPQPVEWAKANLPGIVKSGAINIVLSHAGVVADRDILPLLPDGTLLVGGHDHLNFVHEQGATRYLHTGSWCTSMTVATISAPGKAPAIETIAIDSDAPASPALKSLIEQTLEKHLTAEERAVIGKSAKAMTVDEAGRHVAQLIAAKTGADVGFIGHTSLGAGLPQGDIRRYDFNASLRFDGKLMVTEVDGEALAEILERCNQDGDIPLAARTGDYLYAMPEKPETKQRYKLVCNDWSATNQKSYFGRSDLVFTEVPEVKLKQTVVDGLS